The DNA sequence CACGCGACGAGTGCGGCCGCGGCATCCGCGGACCCCCCGCCCATGCCACCGGCCACCGGCACGTGCTTGACGACGTCCAGGTGCACGCCGCCGGCATATCCCGCCTTCTGCGCGACCAGGCGCGCGGCGCGCAGCGCCAGGTTGCGGTCGTCGGCGGGCACACCGCTCACATCGACCGTGCCCGAGATCGCGATCGTGAAGTCATCCGCCGGTTCGGCCCAGACGTCCTCGAACAGCGAGACCGCCTGGTAGGCGGACGCGACATCGTGATAGCCGTCGTCCTGGACGTCGCCCACCTCGAAGAAGAGGTTGAGCTTCCCCGGCGCCCGGACGTGGACGCGGTCGGCCACGAACGCGTGCGTCACAGCTGCGCCGACTCCGCCCACAGGTCGACGTCGAGCCGTCCGGACAGCGCGTCGATCTGCTCGAGTTCGGCCGTGTCGAATGCCGGACCGGAGAGAGCGGCGACGTTCTCGTCGAGCTGCTCCGGACGCGACGCGCCGATCAGCGCGGACGCGACGACCGCGTCGCGCAGCACCCACTGGATCGCCATCTGCGCGAGCGACTGCCCGCGCTCCTTCGCGATCACATCCAGGCTGCGCAGCGCCTCGAGCGCGCTCTCCGAGAGCTTGCGATCGGGCAGCGAGGATCGACTCTGCGCGCGCTGCGCGGTGCCGTCGCCGAGGTACTTGTCGGTGAGCAGCCCTTGGGCGAGCGGAGTGAAGGCGATCGCCCCCATCCCCTCCTGCGCCAGCACGCCGGTCAGCCCGTCCTCGACCCAGCGGTTGAGGATCGAGTAGGACGGCTGGTGGATGATCAGCGGGGTGCCGAGGCTCCGCGCGACGGCGGCCGCGGTCGCGGTGCGCTCGGCGCTGTAGGAGGAGATCCCGACGTACAGCGCCTTGCCCTGGCGGACGAGCGTGTCCAGCGCCCCGATCGTCTCCTCGATCGGCGTCACCGGATCCACGCGGTGGGAGTAGAAGATGTCGACGTAGTCCACGCTCATGCGGCGCAGCGACTGCTCGGCGCTGGCGAGCAGGTACTTGCGCGAGCCGTGATCTCCGTACGGCCCCGGCCACATGTCGTAGCCGGCCTTCGAGGAGAGGATGAGCTCGTCGCGGTAGGGCGCGAAATCTTCGCGCATCATGCGGCCGAAGTTCGTCTCGGCCGTGCCGTACGGCGGACCGTAGTTGTTCGCGAGGTCGAAGTGCGTGATGCCGATGTCGAAAGCATGGCGCAGCACCGCACGCTGGTTGTCGAACGGGATGTTGTCGCCGAAGTTCCACCACAGGCCCAGCGAGATGGGCGGAAGGAACAGCCCGGACGATCCGACCTGGCGGAACTCGGTCGCGGAGTAGCGGTCGGCGGCGGCCGCATAGGGCCGGTGCAGTTCTCGGACGTCGGGGCGGAAGCGCGGGGAGTCGGTCACGCACCGAGCCTATCCCCGGCCGTGCGAGCGCGAGAGGGTGCGGACGCACAGCACGTCGCGACCTCGTGGTCAAGGGGACGACCGCGAAACGTCACCGAAACGATGGCCGCTTAGTCTGTCCCCCTGTCGAAGGAGGAATCATGGCGATGCTGTCCGCACTGCCCGTCCAGCCCCGCAGCTGGGCCGCGCTGCTCGAGCGCGATGACATCGTTCTGGACCGCGGCGTCCTTCGACTGCTGCACGAGCAGACCACCCCGGCGCAGGCGCGCGAAGAGGACCTCCTGCTGATCGCCGGCGCGCTCGAACACGCGGGCGTCGGCATCCTGCTGATCCGCCACGACGTGCACACCGTCGGACTCGCGGTCGACGTGACGGATGCCGCAGCCGCGGTGCAGGCCCTGCGCGGGCTGCCCGAACCGGTGTACGTGAAGCGCAAAGCCCTCGGGGCGGTGCTCGCCGCCGACCTCGAGGATCCGTCGGATGTTCCCGCGGCGCTGCGTGTCTATCGCCCGCGGATGAGCGCGCAGGGCGACCTCCGCTACGACCACGAGGTCGGCATCCGGCTCGAGTTCTGGCGATTCGGGGACGACGTCATCGAGGCCCCGCACGACAACGCGGTCACGCGGCGGATCACGGCCGCCTCCGATCTCTCCTTCGTTGACGTCGTGCGGCACGGCCGGTCCTTCCGCACGATCGCCGGGATGTTCGACGTTCACCCGGGCGAGTTCACGCACGACGTGGACATGGTGTTCTCGTGGGTCGACGGCTCGTCCACCGACTTCCAGCGGCAGCGCGCCGCGCAGATGGCCGAGTACGTCGTCGGCGAGGGCGACGACGGGCCGGCCCGCTACCGCCACGTGGACGAGCTGCGGTACGCCCTGCGCAGCGTCCACATGTATGCCCCGTGGGTGCGTCGCATCTTCATCGCGACCGATTCCCCCGCACCGGCATGGCTCCTGGATCACCCGAAGGTCACGATCGTGCGCAGCGAGGAGTTCTTCGGCGACACGTCCGTCCTGCCGATCCACAACTCGCATGCCGTCGAGTCGCAGCTGCACCGCATCGACGGGCTCGCCGAGCATTTCCTCTACTCGAACGACGACATGTTCTTCGGCCGGCCCGTGCAGCCCGAACTCTTCTTCTCCCCCGCCGGCATCACCCGGTTCGTGGAGTGCGGGATCCGCATCGGCGCCGGCGGACCGCAGACGCACCGCAGCGGCCACGACAACGCGCTGCGCGTGAACCGGGCGCTGCTGCAGGAGCGTTTCGGCCGCACGATCACCCGCGATCTCGAGCACTGCGCGACCCCGCTGCGTCGCAGCGTCATGGCGGAGCTCGAGCAGGCGTTCCCCGAGGACTTCGCCCGGACCGCCGCCTCCCGCTTCCGGTCCGCGACCGACATCTCCGTCACGAACAGCCTGTACCACTACTACGCGCAGTTCACGGGGCGGGCGATCGCGAGCACGAAGCCGCGGGTGCGCTACGTGCAGACGACGCTCGCGGCCTCGCTCGCGGGCATGGAGCGCCTCGCCCGCCGTCGCGACGTGGACATGTTCTGCCTGAACGACGGCGGCGCGGGTGAGATGCCGGAAGAGCTGCGGGTTCGGACGGTGACCGACATCCTGGAGCGGATGTTCCCGGTGCGCGCACCGTGGGAGCGCGCGGACCTCAGTGCGGGATCGCGATCGGCTCCGTCGGCGGGGCTGTCCGCGGGCTGATCCGCTCCGGCGCCCCGGGCTGGCGGATTCCGGCATCCGCGAGGCGTCGACGCGCTTCTGCCGCGTCGACGTACTCCAGGGTGCGCGGCGCATCGACGGGGACGACCGAATGGACGACGGTGTCGTCGTAGACGTGGATCACGTTGTACGCCTGCGCGCCGTCCTGCGGTCGCGTCCCGCCGACCGGAACCGTGAGGTCCTGCGCGTAGCAGGTGGAGGAGGCCACCGACACGGGGATCCCGGCGAACGTCGCGAACGTGGAGTAGTGCAGGTGTCCGGCGATGATCGCGCGCACATCGGTGCCGCGCAGCACGGGGGCGAGCCGTTGCTGGTCGCGCAGCTCGACCGTCGCAGCAAGCGGCAGGACGCTCGGCACCGGGGGATGGTGCATCGCGATGATCGTGCCGAGCGGCGCCGGTGTCGCGAGGATCCGGGCGAGCCACGCGAGCTGCTCGTCGCGCAGTTCGCCGTGGTGGGCGCCGGGGACCGAGGTGTCGAGGGTGATCAGGCGCAGTCCGTCGAGCTCGTCGACGCGGTCCACAGGTGCGTCGCCGCCGGACCCGAGCAGGTGCGTCCGAAGCCCCGCGCGGTCGTCGTGATTGCCCATCACCCAGAACACGCGCGTGTGCAGTCGTGCGGCGAACGGCTCGACGAGATCCCGCAGCTGCGCGTATGCGTCACCTTCACCGAGGTCGACGAGGTCACCCGTGAAGACGATGCCGTCCGGGGCGATCCCGGACGCCTCGATCGTCGCGAGGGCCCTGGCGAGATGCTCACGCGCGTCCACGAGGTCGAACAGCCGCGATCCGGCCGCACGAAGGTGCGTGTCACTCAGGTGCAGCAGGACGCGCTCGGGCGCCGGATACTCCGCGGTGCGCATCGCACCCTCCCCCTCGGCGCTGGATGCGCCACCCGCCACGGTGACGGAATGCCCTGAATGTTACCGGCATGTTTCGTGAACGGGGTGGGTCCGACGCGCGAACGTCGAGAATCAGGCGACCCGCGCGATCCGCAGGAAGTCCTCGACGCCGAGCTCCTCGCCGCGCGCCGTGGGCGCGACCCCCGCACGTTCGAGGATCTCGGAGGCCGCTGCCGCAGAGCCGCCGAGCACCGCCGAGACCGCCTGCCGGAGCATCTTCCGCCGCTGCTGGAACGCGGCGTCGACGATCTGGAACGTGCGAAGCCGCTCCGCCTCGGTGCCGCGCGGCTCGGGATCGCGGGCGAAGGAGACGAGCACACTGTCGACGTTGGGGACCGGCCAGAACACCTGCCGCGAGACCATGCCGGACAGCCGCCACGGACCGTACCACGCGGCCTTCACGCTCGGCGCCCCGTACGTCTTGGACCCCGGCGCCGCCGCGAGTCGCTCGCCGACCTCCGCCTGGACCATCACCACGCCGCGCTGGAGCGCGGGGAAATGCTCGAGGAAGTGCAGCAGCACCGGCACGGAGACGTTGTAGGGGAGGTTTGCGACCAGGACGGTCGGCTCGCCCGGGAGCTCGGTGACCCGGAGGGCGTCGGCATCCACGACGTCGAGCCGATCGGCCGGGACACCGTGGGCGGCGGCCGTCGCGGGGAGCCGCGCAGCCAGGCGGTGATCGATCTCGACGGCCGTGACGCTCGCCCCGGTCTCCAGGATCGCGAGCGTGAGAGACCCGAGACCTGGTCCGACTTCGACGACGCGCTCCCCCGAGGAGACCCGGGCGACCTGAACGATCCGGCGCACCGTGTTCGCGTCGACGACGAAGTTCTGACCGAGCTTCTTGGTCGGAGTCACGTCGAGTCCTGCGGCCAGCGAGCGGATCTCGGACGCGCCGAGGAGGGTCACGGGCATGAGAACACTGTAGTGCGGACGGGCTCGCCGTCCCGCGGCACGTCGGGTTGACAGTCCTGCGCGCGGCGGCCAGGGTAAGGCCAGGCGGGCACTGCCGTCCGTCTTCGCGAACGAGGAGGCCCCCCATGAGTTCGGCTCCGACATCCGGATCGCACGTCTCCGTGCCACTGACACGCGTCGTCCTCGTGGCAGCCACGGCGGCGCTCGGCGGCTTCCTGTTCGGCTTCGACACCGCCGTCATCAACGGTGCGGTGAACGCGATCGGCGAGCAGTTCCAGACCGGCGACCTCCTCCTCGGCTTCGCGGTCGCCTCCGCCCTGATCGGCTGTGCGATCGGCGCCTGGTACGCCGGGCGCATCGCCGACCGATACGGCC is a window from the Microbacterium lacus genome containing:
- a CDS encoding stealth conserved region 3 domain-containing protein; translated protein: MAMLSALPVQPRSWAALLERDDIVLDRGVLRLLHEQTTPAQAREEDLLLIAGALEHAGVGILLIRHDVHTVGLAVDVTDAAAAVQALRGLPEPVYVKRKALGAVLAADLEDPSDVPAALRVYRPRMSAQGDLRYDHEVGIRLEFWRFGDDVIEAPHDNAVTRRITAASDLSFVDVVRHGRSFRTIAGMFDVHPGEFTHDVDMVFSWVDGSSTDFQRQRAAQMAEYVVGEGDDGPARYRHVDELRYALRSVHMYAPWVRRIFIATDSPAPAWLLDHPKVTIVRSEEFFGDTSVLPIHNSHAVESQLHRIDGLAEHFLYSNDDMFFGRPVQPELFFSPAGITRFVECGIRIGAGGPQTHRSGHDNALRVNRALLQERFGRTITRDLEHCATPLRRSVMAELEQAFPEDFARTAASRFRSATDISVTNSLYHYYAQFTGRAIASTKPRVRYVQTTLAASLAGMERLARRRDVDMFCLNDGGAGEMPEELRVRTVTDILERMFPVRAPWERADLSAGSRSAPSAGLSAG
- the mgrA gene encoding L-glyceraldehyde 3-phosphate reductase, encoding MTDSPRFRPDVRELHRPYAAAADRYSATEFRQVGSSGLFLPPISLGLWWNFGDNIPFDNQRAVLRHAFDIGITHFDLANNYGPPYGTAETNFGRMMREDFAPYRDELILSSKAGYDMWPGPYGDHGSRKYLLASAEQSLRRMSVDYVDIFYSHRVDPVTPIEETIGALDTLVRQGKALYVGISSYSAERTATAAAVARSLGTPLIIHQPSYSILNRWVEDGLTGVLAQEGMGAIAFTPLAQGLLTDKYLGDGTAQRAQSRSSLPDRKLSESALEALRSLDVIAKERGQSLAQMAIQWVLRDAVVASALIGASRPEQLDENVAALSGPAFDTAELEQIDALSGRLDVDLWAESAQL
- a CDS encoding phosphodiesterase, with protein sequence MRTAEYPAPERVLLHLSDTHLRAAGSRLFDLVDAREHLARALATIEASGIAPDGIVFTGDLVDLGEGDAYAQLRDLVEPFAARLHTRVFWVMGNHDDRAGLRTHLLGSGGDAPVDRVDELDGLRLITLDTSVPGAHHGELRDEQLAWLARILATPAPLGTIIAMHHPPVPSVLPLAATVELRDQQRLAPVLRGTDVRAIIAGHLHYSTFATFAGIPVSVASSTCYAQDLTVPVGGTRPQDGAQAYNVIHVYDDTVVHSVVPVDAPRTLEYVDAAEARRRLADAGIRQPGAPERISPRTAPPTEPIAIPH
- the rsmA gene encoding 16S rRNA (adenine(1518)-N(6)/adenine(1519)-N(6))-dimethyltransferase RsmA, whose translation is MPVTLLGASEIRSLAAGLDVTPTKKLGQNFVVDANTVRRIVQVARVSSGERVVEVGPGLGSLTLAILETGASVTAVEIDHRLAARLPATAAAHGVPADRLDVVDADALRVTELPGEPTVLVANLPYNVSVPVLLHFLEHFPALQRGVVMVQAEVGERLAAAPGSKTYGAPSVKAAWYGPWRLSGMVSRQVFWPVPNVDSVLVSFARDPEPRGTEAERLRTFQIVDAAFQQRRKMLRQAVSAVLGGSAAAASEILERAGVAPTARGEELGVEDFLRIARVA